Proteins co-encoded in one Corynebacterium lujinxingii genomic window:
- a CDS encoding UDP-N-acetylmuramoyl-L-alanyl-D-glutamate--2,6-diaminopimelate ligase → MSAAPTLQHLAELAGARIVNEPSTPTPVTFIGLDSQNIEPGGLFAALPGTRVHGAKFAFDSAAGAILTDDAGLAIIEQTSDRRPVLVVDDVRAILGHVAAEVYGHPSRDFTLLGVTGTSGKTTTTYMLERGLSAAGCKVGLIGTTGSKIMGRDVATELTTPEAPMLQRLFAQMRDEGVTHVVMEVSSHALMLGRVTGAEFDVAAFTNLSQDHLDFHPTMEDYFEAKALFFDPGSDLRAGRSVICVDDEWGRRMAQRAEHPVTVATRGEEADVTAELLRIDDTGTQHICLNTTNTQLEFDLPMPGAFNVANAALATAVADAAGVDVTTFVQGLEQAAVPGRMERIDEGQDFVAVVDYAHKPAAIAAVLETLKGQVDGRIGVAVGAGGDRDSSKRPLMGAEAAKAADFVVVTDDNPRTEDPATIRAAVLEGARGAETTAEIVEADSRAQAIDVLVEWAKPGDAIIVVGKGHEVGQIIGDTKHHFDDREEMRRALREHAEKGKA, encoded by the coding sequence TTGTCTGCAGCGCCTACGCTTCAGCACCTCGCCGAGCTCGCGGGGGCACGCATCGTCAACGAGCCGTCTACCCCGACCCCGGTGACGTTTATCGGCCTTGACTCGCAAAACATCGAGCCGGGCGGGCTTTTCGCAGCGCTTCCCGGCACGCGTGTGCACGGCGCGAAGTTCGCGTTCGATTCTGCTGCCGGGGCGATTCTTACCGACGACGCCGGCCTGGCCATTATCGAGCAGACCTCCGACCGCCGCCCGGTGCTCGTCGTCGATGACGTGCGCGCAATTTTGGGCCACGTCGCCGCCGAGGTCTACGGGCACCCGTCCCGCGATTTCACGCTCCTCGGCGTCACCGGCACGTCGGGCAAAACCACCACGACGTACATGCTGGAGCGCGGTCTTTCCGCCGCTGGCTGCAAGGTGGGGCTGATCGGAACGACCGGCAGCAAGATCATGGGCCGCGACGTGGCCACGGAGTTGACCACCCCGGAGGCGCCGATGCTGCAGCGCCTGTTTGCGCAGATGCGCGACGAGGGGGTCACGCACGTGGTCATGGAGGTCTCCTCGCACGCGCTGATGCTGGGCCGCGTCACCGGCGCGGAGTTCGACGTCGCAGCCTTTACCAACCTCTCCCAGGATCACCTCGATTTCCACCCGACGATGGAGGACTATTTCGAGGCGAAAGCGCTGTTCTTCGACCCGGGAAGCGACCTGCGCGCCGGCCGCAGCGTCATCTGCGTCGACGACGAGTGGGGCCGCAGGATGGCGCAGCGCGCGGAGCACCCGGTCACCGTTGCCACACGCGGCGAGGAAGCGGATGTCACCGCGGAGCTGTTGCGTATCGACGACACCGGCACCCAGCACATCTGCCTGAACACCACCAACACGCAGCTGGAGTTCGACCTTCCGATGCCGGGCGCGTTTAACGTGGCCAACGCAGCGCTCGCCACGGCAGTCGCTGACGCAGCCGGCGTGGACGTGACCACGTTCGTGCAAGGTCTCGAACAGGCAGCGGTGCCGGGGCGCATGGAGCGTATCGACGAAGGCCAGGACTTCGTCGCCGTCGTCGACTACGCGCACAAGCCAGCCGCCATCGCCGCTGTGCTGGAAACGCTTAAAGGCCAGGTCGATGGCCGCATTGGTGTGGCAGTTGGCGCTGGCGGCGACCGCGACTCGTCGAAACGCCCGCTCATGGGCGCGGAAGCGGCGAAGGCGGCGGACTTCGTCGTGGTCACAGACGACAACCCGCGCACCGAGGATCCGGCGACGATCCGCGCGGCGGTGCTCGAGGGAGCCCGTGGCGCAGAAACGACGGCCGAGATCGTCGAGGCCGACTCGCGCGCGCAGGCCATCGATGTGCTCGTCGAGTGGGCAAAGCCGGGAGATGCCATCATCGTGGTGGGCAAAGGCCACGAGGTGGGTCAGATCATCGGTGACACTAAGCACCACTTCGACGATCGCGAGGAGATGCGGCGCGCGTTGCGCGAACACGCTGAGAAGGGGAAGGCATGA